One window from the genome of Ictidomys tridecemlineatus isolate mIctTri1 chromosome 12, mIctTri1.hap1, whole genome shotgun sequence encodes:
- the Rrm2 gene encoding ribonucleoside-diphosphate reductase subunit M2 has product MLSVRTPLATIADQQQLQVSPLKRLSLADKENTPPALNATRVLASKTARRIFQDPEEPKTKVPAPSVEDEPLLRENPRRFVIFPIEYHDIWQMYKKAEASFWTAEEVDLSKDIQHWESLKPEERYFISHVLAFFAASDGIVNENLVERFSQEVQITEARCFYGFQIAMENIHSEMYSLLIDTYIKDPKEREFLFNAIETMPCVKKKADWALRWIGDKEATYGERVVAFAAVEGIFFSGSFASIFWLKKRGLMPGLTFSNELISRDEGLHCDFACLMFKHLLHKPSEQRVKEIIINAVRIEQEFLTEALPVKLIGMNCTLMKQYIEFVADRLMLELGFNKVFKVENPFDFMENISLEGKTNFFEKRVGEYQRMGVMSNPTDNSFTLDADF; this is encoded by the exons ATGCTCTCAGTCCGCACCCCGCTCGCCACCATCGCGGACCAGCAGCAGCTGCAGGTCTCGCCGCTGAAGAGGCTCAGCCTGGCCGACAAGGAGAACACG CCCCCGGCCCTCAACGCGACCCGCGTCCTGGCCAGCAAGACCGCGAGGAGGATCTTCCAGGATCCCGAGGAGCCG AAAACTAAAGTACCTGCCCCCAGCGTGGAGGATGAACCACTACTGAGAGAGAACCCCCGCCGCTTTGTCATCTTTCCTATCGAATACCATGACATCTGGCAGATGTATAAGAAAGCTGAGGCTTCCTTTTGGACAGCCGAGGAG GTGGATCTTTCCAAGGACATTCAGCACTGGGAATCCCTGAAGCCTGAGGAACGATATTTTATATCCCACGTTCTGGCTTTCTTTGCAGCAAGTGATGGCATAGTAAATGAGAATTTG GTGGAGCGATTTAGCCAAGAAGTTCAAATTACAGAAGCCCGCTGTTTCTATGGCTTCCAAATTGCCATGGAAAACATACATTCTGAAATGTATAGTCTCCTTATTGACACTTACATTAAAGACCCCAAAGAAAG GGAATTTCTCTTCAATGCCATTGAAACAATGCCTTGTGTGAAGAAGAAAGCCGATTGGGCCTTGCGTTGGATTGGGGACAAAGAGGCTACCTATG GAGAACGTGTTGTAGCCTTTGCTGCTGTGGAGGGAATCTTCTTTTCTGGTTCTTTTGCTTCAATATTCTGGCTCAAGAAACGAGGACTGATGCCTGGCCTCACATTTTCCAATGAACTTATTAGCAGAGATGAG GGTTTACACTGTGACTTCGCCTGCCTGATGTTCAAACACCTGCTGCACAAACCATCAGAGCAGAGAGTCAAAGAAATAATTATCAATGCTGTCAGGATAGAACAG GAGTTCCTCACAGAAGCCTTGCCTGTGAAGCTAATTGGGATGAATTGCACTTTGATGAAGCAGTACATTGAATTTGTGGCAGATAGGCTTATGCTGGAGCTGGGCTTTAACAAG GTTTTCAAAGTAGAAAATCCATTTGACTTTATGGAGAATATTTCACTAGAAGGGAAGACTAACTTCTTTGAGAAGAGAGTAGGCGAGTATCAGAGGATGGGAGTGATGTCAAATCCGACAGATAATTCTTTTACCTTGGATGCTGACTTTTAA